In Saccharolobus solfataricus, a genomic segment contains:
- a CDS encoding DUF973 family protein: MPQQNTEILGLEKIKKGVTYFLFYSILDIIVSVGVFITLVSVFHLPLTVNSMLAHYGIYAEIVLVIEAVLLPIFILSFWRIREGFKILATSRKELNKGTLGGTIGVIGYVLVLAGSIALIPVQLQQTVMPIAGRIVIGGYLLSLIGVLLIGLAYMKASNIYNNRTIKEGGTLILAWVLIAFIIGIAHSEPIAIFSEIFISSIGLLSAYLLSSGLGQVLRSKQI, from the coding sequence ATGCCACAACAAAATACTGAGATATTGGGCTTAGAAAAGATCAAAAAAGGCGTTACCTATTTCCTCTTCTACTCCATACTAGACATCATTGTATCAGTGGGAGTCTTCATAACACTAGTGTCAGTGTTCCATTTACCTTTAACTGTCAACAGCATGCTAGCCCATTATGGAATTTACGCTGAGATTGTTCTAGTAATTGAAGCGGTCTTATTGCCCATATTTATACTCTCCTTTTGGAGAATAAGGGAAGGATTTAAAATATTGGCAACTTCTAGAAAGGAGTTAAATAAAGGAACACTAGGAGGCACTATAGGAGTAATAGGTTACGTGTTAGTTCTAGCTGGATCAATAGCTCTGATCCCAGTTCAACTGCAACAAACCGTTATGCCCATAGCCGGTAGGATAGTGATTGGAGGATATTTACTTTCACTTATAGGAGTACTTTTAATAGGATTAGCTTACATGAAGGCTAGTAACATTTACAATAACAGAACCATAAAGGAGGGAGGGACATTAATTTTAGCGTGGGTTCTAATAGCATTTATAATCGGTATTGCACACAGTGAACCAATTGCAATCTTTTCAGAGATATTTATTAGTTCTATAGGATTACTTAGTGCTTATCTCTTATCTTCAGGCTTAGGGCAAGTTTTGAGATCAAAGCAAATCTAG